In Solanum pennellii chromosome 3, SPENNV200, a single window of DNA contains:
- the LOC107015027 gene encoding calcium-dependent protein kinase 26, translating into MAVAKSNSNTESSFYTSCCYKVANLSGTILDASHTANLYDRYILGEQLGWGQFGIIRTCSDKFTGEVLACKSIAKNRLVTQEDVRSVKLEIEIMTRLSGHPNVVDLKAVYEEEDCVHLVMELCAGGELFHQLERHGRFSEAEARVLFHELMEVVMYCHHKGIVHRDLKPENILLATKGSSSPIKLADFGLATYIKPGQNLHGTVGSPFYIAPEVLAGGYNEAADIWSTGVILYILLSGIPPFWGKTKSKIFDAVRAADLRFPSDRWDTISSSAKELIKGMLCTDPSQRLTPQQILDHAWVRDISPHFNGPCLKVHSDEGSCCSSLMTRNQDISFGPGSAVLIDAQSPKFTCKSSFSTLLTEQSTTSYGSAVFSFSGTNGSNGHDFASPVLTLPSFTFFGSSLVVDQGSYEVDLSVRASDVDLLHKDASVGKVFMLSDSPVSFEQVVRDKTTEVRKSGSNGSRALGIQSRRNHTIGLGEFEQIDIVVTETVIRWASCTCLPTATSLRSSLVC; encoded by the exons ATGGCTGTTGCCAAGAGCAACAGCAACACTGAATCATCATTTTATACATCATGTTGCTATAAAGTTGCAAACTTGAGTGGGACCATTTTGGATGCAAGTCATACTGCTAATCTGTATGATCGTTACATTCTTGGAGAACAGCTGGGCTGGGGGCAGTTTGGGATAATCAGGACATGCTCTGACAAGTTTACCGGAGAGGTGTTGGCCTGCAAATCAATTGCAAAAAATAGATTGGTGACTCAGGAGGATGTGCGAAGTGTCAAGCTTGAAATTGAAATAATGACCAGGCTTTCTGGCCACCCAAATGTTGTAGATCTCAAGGCGGTTTACGAGGAAGAAGATTGTGTACATCTAGTAATGGAGCTTTGTGCTGGGGGAGAACTTTTCCACCAGCTCGAGAGGCATGGTAGATTTTCTGAGGCTGAAGCCAGGGTTCTCTTCCATGAGCTAATGGAAGTTGTGATGTACTGTCATCATAAAGGCATTGTACACAGAGATCTTAAGCCAGAGAACATTCTCTTGGCTACAAAGGGTTCTTCTTCTCCGATAAAATTAGCTGATTTTGGTCTTGCAACTTACATCAAGCCAG GTCAAAATTTGCATGGTACTGTTGGCAGCCCATTTTATATAGCTCCTGAGGTCCTGGCAGGAGGTTATAATGAAGCAGCTGATATCTGGAGCACTGGTGTTATTCTTTACATTCTTCTTAGTGGAATACCACCATTTTGGGGGAAGACAAAGTCAAAGATCTTTGATGCTGTCAGGGCAGCGGATTTGCGGTTTCCGTCTGATCGCTGGGATACAATATCATCTTCAGCAAAAGAGTTGATTAAAGGAATGTTATGTACGGATCCTTCCCAGAGGCTTACACCTCAGCAAATTTTAG ATCATGCTTGGGTACGGGATATCTCACCGCATTTTAATGGGCCATGCCTAAAAGTGCATTCAGATGAAGGCTCCTGCTGCTCTTCTCTTATGACTCGGAATCAGGATATCAGTTTTGGTCCAGGTTCTGCCGTTCTAATTGATGCCCAATCGCCAAAATTCACGTGCAAATCATCATTTTCTACTTTACTAACCGAACAATCAACAACTTCCTATGGATCCGCTGTATTCTCATTCAGTGGTACTAATGGATCAAATGGCCATGACTTTGCTTCTCCTGTTCTAACGCTGCCTAGTTTTACATTCTTCGGCTCGAGTTTAGTTGTTGATCAAGGGAGTTATGAAGTTGATTTATCTGTTAGGGCATCTGATGTGGATTTACTTCATAAAG ATGCCAGTGTGGGAAAGGTGTTTATGTTGTCAGATTCTCCTGTAAGCTTTGAGCAAGTGGTAAGAGATAAGACAACCGAAGTTAGAAAGAGCGGATCCAATGGATCTAGAGCCTTAGGCATCCAGAGCAGGAGGAACCATACAATTGGTCTTGGTGAATTTGAGCAGATTGATATTGTGGTGACCGAAACAGTTATCCGATGGGCATCGTGCACATGTCTTCCTACCGCCACATCACTCAGGTCTTCTCTTGTCTGCTGA
- the LOC114076458 gene encoding uncharacterized protein LOC114076458, with product MSRVSKSRAFAETWTDGISPMAMMVFNTNVTRSMQCNIEWNGDVGFEVLEGVYKHTVNLGQQKCSCRSWELKGIPCAHGIAAMNHLNMDASQAISSWYRKDTYMKTYSHFIQPVPNMEMWPESRNPMVEPPEARQMPGRPPKNRRREIGEVRKAGKLPRMGTVMTCSLCKGPNHNKRNCPKNPKPKSTPTPTQESTTGKKRGRGHYERTSTSKTGTRRGAGSGYKKRPKVVGQGVFVADTGYTCINQGLSSRRRVNTGVVSSAHVTGDIGFKPTKGLKWKGKQAMTQRQLQVESVVRRIQTRSKADGIQTRSQAKGKSLSKKTS from the exons ATGAGTAGAGTGAGTAAGTCAAGAGCATTTGCTGAAACATGGACAGATGGAATAtctccaatggcaatgatggtatTCAATACAAATGTAACAAGATCAATGCAGTGCAACATTGAATGGAATGGTGATGTTGGATTTGAAGTGTTAGAAGGGGTATACAAGCATACTGTGAACTTGGGTCAACAAAAATGTAGTTGCAGATCATGGGAATTAAAAGGTATCCCATGTGCACATGGTATAGCAGCAATGAACCACTTGAACATGGATGCATCACAAGCAATATCTAGTTGGTATAGAAAAGACACATATATGAAGACATATTCTCATTTCATTCAACCAGTCCCAAACATGGAAATGTGGCCTGAAAGTAGAAACCCAATGGTTGAACCACCTGAGGCAAGACAAATGCCTGGTAGGCCACCAAAGaacagaagaagagaaattggtgAAGTGAGAAAAGCTGGAAAGTTGCCAAGAATGGGGACAGTAATGACATGTTCACTTTGCAAAGGACCAAATCATAACAAGAGAAATTGtccaaaaaatcctaaacctaagTCTACACCAACACCCACTCAAGAG TCCACCACTGGAAAAAAGAGGGGTAGAGGTCATTATGAAAGAACAAGCACCAGTAAGACTGGTACAAGAAGAGGTGCAGGAAGTGGTTACAAGAAGAGGCCTAAAGTTGTTGGACAAGGTGTATTTGTTGCTGATACTGGATATACGTGTATTAAT CAAGGATTGTCTAGCAGAAGGAGGGTTAATACTGGTGTGGTGAGTTCTGCACATGTGACAGGTGATATTGGTTTTAAACCTACCAAGGGACTGAAGTGGAAAGGCAAACAGGCCATGACTCAAAGACAACTTCAAGTCGAAAGTGTTGTGCGTCGTATTCAAACCAGATCAAAAGCTGATGGCATTCAAACAAGGTCACAAGCCAAAGGAAAATCACTCTCAAAGAAAACTTCTTAG